One genomic region from Streptomyces sp. NBC_00582 encodes:
- a CDS encoding tetratricopeptide repeat protein, whose amino-acid sequence MSGDQYGRYDQGFVMPPVPPMPVAPPPAPADGVRAVAVAVLNLSGLGLGYALVRRWVPMLACLAASAVLLFVALPADPDGVPAFALVLYVLFLLAVAAHGAVVGLRTRLAWPPSAPLALALGLVLLVAPAGGVVAYDSARDEATQQMLLDRLDEADRLVEAAGERAFSSAQSDYREALETYENLSADHPDSRAAAKVPARMKTYYATVGAVYEKGDYCEAIAPLDYLRTVPKKMPETDLSDLKGWPDDRLATSLYECASDGLTTKQSTWASQFGELLTTYPDSAQAAKVEPAVASAVAAEVKGLGGSDPCTAVEQLKSLSSQIQTISAEDGSVTGALAKDADRASGSAASGAYNCGVDQYKDGDFDAAQTTMEEYASAHKSAKNAARAKKIAIAAEIAQTVPAAGKKLPTTRSGGSISVTVQNDSPDDITVMYTGPVTGSFKLKGCGSCKTYTFADTLSLNFKPCNANRNYPERTISLPAGTTYFLHKPNGDSLASPASDTAKLEPGYIYTECAYTTTSLS is encoded by the coding sequence ATGTCCGGGGACCAGTACGGCAGATACGACCAGGGATTCGTCATGCCACCGGTGCCGCCGATGCCGGTGGCGCCGCCGCCGGCCCCGGCGGACGGCGTGCGGGCGGTCGCGGTGGCGGTGCTCAATCTCAGTGGGCTCGGGCTCGGTTATGCGCTGGTGCGGCGCTGGGTGCCGATGCTGGCGTGTCTCGCCGCGTCGGCCGTCCTGCTGTTCGTCGCGCTGCCGGCCGACCCGGACGGGGTGCCGGCGTTCGCCCTGGTGCTGTACGTCCTGTTCCTGCTCGCGGTGGCGGCGCACGGAGCTGTCGTGGGCCTGCGCACACGGCTCGCGTGGCCGCCGTCCGCGCCGCTGGCGCTCGCGCTGGGGCTGGTGCTGCTCGTCGCGCCGGCCGGGGGTGTCGTGGCGTACGACAGCGCCCGGGACGAGGCGACGCAGCAGATGCTCCTCGACCGGCTCGACGAGGCCGACCGTCTGGTGGAGGCGGCCGGCGAGCGGGCGTTCTCCTCGGCGCAGTCGGACTACCGCGAGGCGCTGGAGACCTACGAGAACCTCAGCGCCGACCACCCGGACTCACGGGCGGCCGCGAAGGTGCCGGCCCGGATGAAGACGTACTACGCGACCGTCGGAGCCGTCTACGAGAAGGGCGACTACTGCGAGGCGATCGCCCCGCTCGACTATCTGCGGACGGTCCCGAAGAAGATGCCGGAGACCGACCTGAGCGATCTGAAGGGCTGGCCCGACGACCGGCTCGCCACCTCGCTCTACGAGTGCGCCTCGGACGGTCTGACGACCAAGCAGTCCACCTGGGCCTCCCAGTTCGGTGAGCTGCTCACCACCTATCCCGACTCGGCGCAGGCCGCGAAGGTCGAGCCGGCCGTCGCCTCGGCCGTCGCCGCCGAGGTCAAGGGGCTCGGCGGCAGCGACCCGTGCACGGCGGTCGAGCAGCTCAAGAGCCTGAGCAGCCAGATCCAGACGATCTCGGCCGAGGACGGGAGCGTCACCGGCGCGCTGGCCAAGGACGCAGACCGGGCCTCCGGCAGCGCCGCCTCGGGCGCGTACAACTGCGGCGTCGACCAGTACAAGGACGGTGACTTCGACGCGGCGCAGACGACCATGGAGGAGTACGCCTCCGCCCACAAGAGCGCCAAGAACGCGGCCAGGGCGAAGAAGATCGCGATCGCCGCGGAGATCGCCCAGACGGTTCCGGCCGCGGGCAAGAAGCTGCCCACGACGCGCTCCGGCGGCAGCATCTCGGTGACCGTGCAGAACGACAGCCCCGATGACATCACGGTCATGTACACGGGCCCGGTGACCGGCAGCTTCAAGCTCAAGGGCTGCGGCAGCTGCAAGACGTACACCTTCGCCGACACGCTCTCCCTGAACTTCAAGCCCTGCAACGCGAACAGGAACTACCCGGAGCGCACCATCAGCCTGCCCGCCGGCACCACGTACTTCCTGCACAAGCCGAACGGCGACAGCCTCGCCTCACCGGCCTCGGACACGGCCAAGCTGGAGCCCGGGTACATCTACACGGAGTGCGCCTACACGACCACGAGCCTGTCGTAG
- a CDS encoding MarR family winged helix-turn-helix transcriptional regulator → MTSANTGSRAVDEAAAPTDGSLLLDDQLCFALYAASRAVTARYRPLLDELGLTYPQYLVMLVLWEQDSISVRELGAALQLESSTLSPLLKRLEANGLLRRERRPDDERSVALCLTEAGAHLRDRARAVPLAIGDAMGLTPEQDALAKHLLRLLTANVTDG, encoded by the coding sequence ATGACCAGCGCAAACACCGGGAGCCGCGCAGTGGACGAAGCCGCCGCACCGACCGACGGATCCCTGCTCCTGGACGACCAGCTCTGTTTCGCCCTGTACGCGGCGTCCCGCGCCGTGACGGCCCGCTACCGGCCCCTGCTGGACGAGCTGGGCCTCACCTACCCGCAGTACCTGGTGATGCTGGTGCTCTGGGAGCAGGACTCGATCTCCGTCCGCGAGCTGGGCGCCGCCCTCCAGCTCGAGTCCAGCACCCTCTCCCCCCTCCTCAAGCGCCTGGAGGCGAACGGCCTGCTGCGCCGCGAGCGCCGCCCCGACGACGAACGCTCGGTCGCCCTGTGCCTCACCGAGGCCGGCGCCCACCTCCGCGACCGCGCGAGGGCCGTCCCCCTCGCCATCGGCGACGCCATGGGCCTCACCCCGGAACAGGACGCCCTCGCCAAGCACCTCCTGCGCCTGCTCACGGCGAACGTCACGGACGGCTGA
- a CDS encoding alpha/beta hydrolase: MTDTAAQRPVLEPAAQSFVEATANPPYLFDLPPVEGRKAVDEVQSGEVVMPVVEEEWVTVEGGPTGGVRARIVRPAGVGGVLPVIFYIHGAGWVFGNAHTHDRLVRELAVGAGAAVVFPEYDLSPEVRYPVAIEQNFAVARWVVEEGASRGLDGSRIAVAGDSVGGNMSAALTLMAKERGGVRLVQQVLFYPVTDASFETASYRQFAEGYFLRRDGMRWFWDQYTTDEAERAQITASPLRATVEQLKDLPPALIITGEADVLRDEGEAYANKLREAGVPVTAVRFQGIIHDFVMLNALRETHAAQAAITLAVGTLRDALRR, translated from the coding sequence ATGACCGACACCGCCGCTCAGCGCCCCGTTCTCGAACCCGCCGCCCAGTCCTTCGTGGAGGCGACCGCGAACCCGCCGTATCTGTTCGACCTGCCTCCGGTCGAGGGTCGTAAGGCGGTGGACGAGGTGCAGTCCGGTGAGGTCGTGATGCCGGTGGTGGAGGAGGAGTGGGTCACGGTCGAGGGGGGTCCGACGGGTGGTGTGCGGGCTCGGATCGTGCGGCCCGCGGGTGTCGGTGGTGTGTTGCCGGTGATCTTCTACATTCATGGTGCGGGGTGGGTGTTCGGGAACGCGCACACGCATGACCGGCTGGTGCGTGAGCTGGCGGTGGGCGCTGGGGCCGCGGTGGTGTTTCCGGAGTACGACCTGTCGCCGGAGGTGCGGTATCCGGTGGCGATCGAGCAGAACTTCGCGGTGGCGCGGTGGGTGGTGGAGGAGGGTGCCTCGAGGGGGCTGGACGGTTCGCGGATCGCGGTGGCGGGTGATTCGGTCGGGGGGAACATGAGCGCGGCGCTGACGTTGATGGCGAAGGAGCGGGGTGGGGTTCGGCTGGTGCAGCAGGTGCTGTTCTATCCGGTGACGGATGCGTCGTTCGAGACGGCGTCGTATCGCCAGTTCGCGGAGGGGTACTTCCTGCGTCGGGACGGGATGCGGTGGTTCTGGGACCAGTACACGACCGATGAGGCCGAGCGGGCCCAGATCACCGCTTCTCCGCTGCGGGCCACTGTCGAGCAGTTGAAGGACCTGCCTCCGGCTCTGATCATCACGGGTGAGGCGGATGTGCTGCGGGACGAGGGTGAGGCGTATGCGAACAAGTTGCGGGAGGCGGGTGTGCCGGTGACCGCGGTCCGGTTCCAGGGGATCATCCACGACTTCGTCATGCTCAACGCCCTGCGGGAGACGCATGCCGCGCAGGCGGCCATCACCCTCGCCGTCGGCACCCTGCGCGACGCCCTGCGTCGGTGA
- a CDS encoding GH92 family glycosyl hydrolase, producing MRLSPLGAAVAAVVLLAPPARAGVMSAGSVADPARYVNPFVGTRPGGVDWGHGGGGGNTFPGASAPLGGIQWSPDTVTRQFGGYAHTDNRIRGFSLTHLSGAGCGDYGNVPFMPLTGRPAADPEARYATFSHTDEQAAPGSYRVDLDNGIRTEIAAAQRSGVARLTFPESAEEPAGLTVDAGKAHNRATGTVTVGDRSLSGFTDSGGFCGTSVRYRLYFHAEFDRPFAHSEPLDGRTSGAYVSFAPGTRRVTVRVGVSFVSEDAARLNARVEQRGRSLDEVRGAARRQWNGWLGRITVTGGTEARRRMFYTALYHSLLHPGAFSDVDGRYRGFDGLVHRTRPGHVQYANFSGWDVYRSQIQLLALLAPREASDVAQSILEQGRQAGYFDRWTLANGGTGVMVGDPLPAMAASVHAFGGTGFEARELLRAAVAGRQDDRQRPGHTFYDTLGYIPAGTKGVWGAAATTLEYAVADAALAHLADRLGDTATRDTLLRASGNWRNLLHPDSRYLQPRRADGTWPAFKPTQRRDYVEGNAAQYTWMVPHDLPGLFTAMGGDAAATARLDTFFTEYNAGADQPYAYLGNEPSFNTPWAYDYLGRPDRTQDTVRGILTTLFGDGPDGLVGNDDLGAMSSWAVWAALGMYPQIPGSPQLALASPLFPLTQIHRGNGVHITVLAPQASEANSRVREVRLNGRTTDPRWLPDSFPARGGVLTFRLSPP from the coding sequence TTGCGCCTGTCACCTCTCGGGGCCGCCGTGGCGGCGGTCGTGCTGCTGGCCCCGCCCGCGCGGGCCGGCGTCATGTCCGCGGGGTCGGTCGCCGACCCGGCCCGTTACGTCAATCCCTTCGTCGGCACCAGGCCGGGCGGGGTGGACTGGGGCCACGGAGGCGGCGGCGGGAACACCTTCCCCGGAGCCTCGGCGCCGCTGGGCGGCATCCAGTGGAGCCCGGACACGGTCACCCGCCAGTTCGGCGGCTATGCCCACACCGACAACCGGATCCGCGGCTTCAGCCTCACCCACCTGTCCGGCGCGGGCTGCGGCGACTACGGGAACGTACCGTTCATGCCGCTGACGGGGCGGCCGGCCGCCGATCCGGAGGCCCGGTACGCGACCTTCTCCCACACGGACGAGCAGGCCGCGCCCGGTAGTTACCGGGTCGACCTCGACAACGGGATCCGCACCGAGATCGCCGCCGCCCAGCGGTCCGGCGTGGCCCGGCTCACCTTCCCCGAGAGCGCCGAGGAACCCGCCGGGCTGACCGTCGACGCCGGGAAGGCCCACAACAGGGCCACCGGCACGGTCACGGTCGGCGACCGGTCCCTCTCCGGCTTCACGGACAGCGGCGGCTTCTGCGGTACGTCCGTCCGCTACCGCCTCTACTTCCACGCGGAGTTCGACCGGCCCTTCGCGCACAGCGAGCCGCTGGACGGCAGGACGTCCGGGGCGTACGTGTCGTTCGCGCCCGGCACCCGCCGGGTGACCGTGCGGGTCGGCGTCTCCTTCGTGAGCGAGGACGCCGCCCGTCTCAACGCGCGCGTGGAACAGCGCGGTCGCTCGCTCGACGAGGTACGGGGGGCCGCGCGCCGGCAGTGGAACGGCTGGCTCGGCCGGATCACCGTCACCGGCGGCACCGAGGCACGGCGCCGGATGTTCTACACCGCGCTCTACCACTCCCTGCTGCACCCCGGCGCCTTCAGCGACGTCGACGGCCGCTACCGGGGCTTCGACGGTCTGGTCCACCGCACCCGGCCCGGACATGTGCAGTACGCGAACTTCTCCGGCTGGGACGTCTACCGCTCCCAGATCCAGTTGCTGGCGCTGCTCGCCCCGCGCGAGGCGTCGGACGTCGCCCAGTCCATCCTCGAACAGGGCCGCCAGGCCGGCTACTTCGACCGCTGGACGCTCGCCAACGGCGGCACCGGTGTGATGGTCGGCGACCCGCTGCCGGCGATGGCGGCCTCCGTCCACGCCTTCGGCGGCACCGGCTTCGAGGCCCGGGAGCTGCTGCGCGCGGCCGTCGCCGGCCGCCAGGACGACCGACAGCGACCCGGACACACCTTCTACGACACGCTCGGCTACATCCCCGCCGGGACGAAGGGCGTCTGGGGCGCGGCGGCCACCACCCTGGAGTACGCCGTCGCCGACGCCGCCCTCGCCCACCTGGCCGACCGGCTCGGCGACACCGCGACCCGGGACACGCTGCTGCGCGCGTCGGGCAACTGGCGCAACCTGCTGCACCCCGACAGCCGCTACCTCCAGCCCCGCCGCGCCGACGGCACCTGGCCCGCGTTCAAGCCGACCCAGCGCCGCGACTACGTCGAGGGCAACGCGGCCCAGTACACCTGGATGGTCCCGCACGACCTGCCCGGCCTGTTCACGGCGATGGGCGGCGACGCGGCCGCCACCGCCCGCCTGGACACCTTCTTCACCGAGTACAACGCGGGCGCCGACCAGCCCTACGCCTACCTCGGCAACGAGCCGTCCTTCAACACCCCTTGGGCGTACGACTACCTGGGCCGCCCCGACCGCACCCAGGACACCGTACGGGGCATCCTCACCACCCTCTTCGGGGACGGCCCGGACGGCCTGGTCGGCAACGACGACCTCGGCGCCATGTCCTCCTGGGCCGTCTGGGCCGCCCTCGGCATGTACCCCCAGATCCCCGGCAGCCCCCAACTCGCCCTGGCCAGCCCGCTGTTCCCGCTCACGCAGATCCACCGGGGCAACGGCGTGCACATCACCGTTCTCGCCCCGCAGGCGTCGGAGGCGAACTCCCGTGTCCGCGAGGTCCGCCTCAACGGCCGTACCACGGACCCCCGTTGGCTGCCCGACTCCTTCCCGGCCAGGGGCGGGGTACTGACCTTCAGGCTCTCGCCCCCGTGA